Genomic window (Flavobacteriales bacterium):
GCGGAATTTCAGCAGGAGCGGGAATTCGAGATAAGTGCTCTCGATGGGTTTCTGGAAGCTGGAGGTCGTGCCGTCCGCCTTGCGGAAGGAGTACTTAAGGATGCGGTCCTGGAAGGAGAGTGTGGGCAGGAAGCGCAGGCTGAGGTTGTTGGTCATGTTCAGCGAGGCCACGATGCCGAGGTTGAAACCGGGCTGCTTCACGTGGTCGATCACCAGCACGGAATCCGCGAAGGGCGCGGTGGGCTTCAGCGTCATGAAGAAGTCACTGGTGTTGTAGCTGAGCAGGAAGCCGAAGTGGAAGCGGTGCAGGTCGAAGTTGGGCAGGTTCTGGACCTTCACACCGGTGCGTTGGGCGGAAGCCGGGGCCGCGATGCAGAGGAGCAGGAGCGGAGCGAGGAGGTAGGAGAGCTTGAGGAAACGCATCGGGTAAAGCAACGAAAGTAGCGGGCAATTCGTGCGTGGGCTCATTTGCGGCAGGGCTATCGGGTCTTGAGCGCCCTGCGGGCGCCTAAGACCGCGTGTTCTTTACCACGGATGGACACGGATCAACACGGATCCAAGCCCCAAGGTCGATGAGCCTATGCTTAGGGATCCATTGCTCTGTGCTGTCCCTCATCCGTGTACATCCGTGTCCATCCGTGGTTCCTTGCATGCTGTGCGAAGCGCCGATAGGCGCGAGAAATTAAGACCCGATAGCCCTGTCATTTGCGGGCCATGTACAGCGTGGCCACGCCGAAGGTGAGCAGGCGCGAATTGATCTCTTTTAGTCCACAGGTGTTCAGCACTTCTTCAAAGGCTTTTCCCTGCGGGAACGCGTCCACACTTTCGGGCAGGTAGGTGTAGGCGGCGTTGTCCTTGCTTACCAAGCGGCCGATCAGCGGCATCACCCGGTGGAAGTAGAAGCGGAACAATTGCTTAAAGGGCGTGCGTTGCGGCCTGCTGAACTCCAGCACGAAGAGCCTTCCACCGGGGCGTAATACGCGCACCATCCCGGCAATGCCCCGGGCGAGGTCCTCGAAGTTCCTAACGCCGAAGGCCACGGTGATCGCATCGAAGGAAGCGTCCGGAAAGGGAAGCTCCGCCGCATCGGCCTGTATGAGTTCGATACGGTCCGACAGGCCGGCTTTCTCCACCTTGGTGCGGCCATGGGCCAGCATGCCCGCCGAGATGTCCGCGCCGGTGACGTGCTTGGCCACCGTGCTGCCCATGATGGCGAGGTCAGCGGTGCCGGTGGCCACATCCAGCAGGCGGTCCACGGGTTCCTTGCCCACGCCACGGATCACTTTCCGGCGCCAGCCTTGGTCGGTACCCAATGAGCAGAGCCGGTTCAACAGATCGTACTTCGGAGAGATGCGGTCGAACATCAGTTCCACCTGCTCCCGCTTGGACCCTTCGGCCGCGTACGGTTTTACGGTCATGGCTTGCGGGCGGGTGTGCCCGGTCCTATGCGTTCGGCCTCCGCCGTCAACCGGGCGAGGTCCACGGGTACCACGCCCACATGCTCGCAGACCAGCCCGCCGGCGAGGTTCGCCCATGCGGCGATCTCCGCGAGCGGCATTCCCATGGCCAAGCACAGGCCGGCCACCGCGATCACGGTATCGCCGGCGCCACTGACATCGATGATGTTCCGCTTGTGCGCGGGCAGCAAGATCTCTTCACCCGGACCATGCGCGAACACGCCGTGCTCACTGAGGGTGATCAAGGAGGCCTTGTTCGCCAAGCGCGCTTCCAGCATGCGGACGGCTGCGCCCACCGCGGCCTTGTCACCGGCCGGGATGTCCACCTTCAGGCCATCGCGCAATTCCTTCAGGTTGGGTTTGAAGAGGTCCACCTCGCGGTAATCGAAGAAGTGCCTGCGTTTGGGGTCCACGGCCACGGGGATGCCGATGCGGTGCGCCTCGGTGATGAGGCCTGCGATCACGCCCGGGGAAAGCACGCCTTTGTCGTAATCCTCGAGGATCAGCACGCCCGGCTTCTCCTTCCGCATCAGTTCGAAGACGTGGTGCAGGAAGCGGCGTTCCTCTTCCGCGGAAAGGTCGCTCAGGGTCTCCTCATCCACACGTACCACATGCTGGTCGCCGCTGATGATGCGCGTCTTCACGGTGGTGCGTCGATCGGAAGAGCGCAGGATCCCATCGCTGGAAAGACCTTCCTCGGCAAAGATCCGGGCCAGATCTTCGGCATGGGCATCCTCTCCGATAACGCTGGCCACGATGGCTTTGGCACCGAGAGCGCGGATGTTCAGGGCCACGTTGGCGGCGCCGCCGAGGCGGGCACTGCGGCGGCCCACCTGCACCACGGGCACGGGCGCTTCGGGGCTGATGCGGTCCACGCGCCCCCAGAGGTAGGCGTCCAGCATCACATCGCCCACCACCAGTGCGGTGATGCTTTTGAAGCCGTTTGTGATCTCTTTTGGGGTCATGGGCTAATGGTTCAACCCAGCGCGGCAACGGCCTTTGCGATGCGGTCCAGGGCCTCGGTGAGCATTTGGTCGCTGGTGGCATAGCTGATCCGAACGGTGCCGGGCGCACCGAAGGAATCCCCTTCCACCAAGCTGACACCGTGGTCCAGCAGGTACATGGACAGCTCGGTGCTGTTGGTGATCTTTCCCTTGAAATTGCTGGAGACATCGGGCAGCACATAGAACGCGCCGTCCGGTGTGGTGCATTTCCAGCCGGGCACTTTTTCCAGGCCCTTCAGCACCAGATCGCGGCGGCGTTTGAAGACGCTTCGAAGGCCGCCGATCACAGCCGGGTCCGCTTCCACGCACGCCTTGGCCACGCGCTGTGCGATCCCGTTGGCGGCGCTGGTGAACTGCCCTTGCACTTTGTTGGCCGCTTCCACGATGGCCAGCGGCGCGCCGATATAACCGATGCGCCAGCCCGTGAGCGCGAAGGCTTTCGAAAGGCCGTTCACCGTGATGGTCCGTTCCAACATGCCGGGCACGGTGCCGATGGAACGGTGCGTGCCGCTGAAGTCGATGTGCTCGTAGATCTCATCGCTCAGTACGAAAAGTTCGGGCCATTTCAGCACCACGGCCGCGAGCTCCTCGAGTTCGGCCATGGAAAGCACCGAGCCGCTGGGGTTGCAGGGCGAGCTGAAGATGAGCAGACGGGTGCGCGGGGTGATCGCGGCAGCGATGCGCGCGATCGGCGGCTTGTAGTTTTCTTCCAACGTGCTGGGCACCAGTACGGGCGTGGCACCGGCAAAACGGACCTGTGCCTCATAGCTGACCCAGAACGGGGCGGGGATCACCACCTCGTCGCCGGGGCCGGCCAAGGCGAGGATCACGTTCATGATGCTCTGCTTGGCCCCGGTGCTCACCATCACCTGTTCCGGTGCATAGTCCAGCCCGTTGTCGCGCTTGAACTTGTGTGCGATGGCCGCGCGGACGTCCATGTAACCCATCACCGGCGGGTACTTGTTCCACTTGTTTTCCGTGATGGCCTGCTTGGCCGCTTCGATGGCGAATGCGGGCGGGTCCTGGTCCGGTTCGCCGAGGCTGAGGTCGATGATGTCCTTGCCTTGGGCACGCAACTCACGGGCGCGGCGGGCCATCAACAGGGTGGCGGACTCGGTCATAGAGCGGACAACGGGGGACAATTGCATGCGCGGAAATGGATTCGGGGCCGGAACGGCTGGATCATACGAGGCCGCGAAATTAGCCGTTAGGCTGGAAGAAGGTCCGGGCCATGGTTGTAATACCATTTAGACATAGAGAACGATCCAACCTGCTTGTTCTTTTCCCGCATTACTTCTCCGAATGGATCGTCCCGTAGCTACGGCTATGCAACAATCCATTCGGATCGTACTGCGAAAAAATAACGGCGCATCTTCGGACTGTTCTCTATGTCCAAATGGTATAAGTACCGACCGTTATTCGTTGGATCAGGTCTTCCGCCCGAACTTCGCCGCAAACATTTCCGCATGACCGGTGATCAATTGTACCAAGTGCTGCTGACCCTGCTGCCCTCCATCGTGGTCTTCCTCACGGCCTACTACCTGCTGCGGCAGCTGCTGGGGTCGCGCAACAGCGCGGAGAACAACCAGATCATGGCGGAGGCGAAACGCGAGGACCGCAAGCAAACCCTTCCTCTGCGCTTGCAAGCGTACGAGCGGCTGACCTTATTCCTCGAACGGATCGCACCGGGGGCCTTGGTCTTCCGAGTCCACAAGAACAACATGACCGCACGGATGCTGCATGCGGAGCTTTTGGCCACGGTTCGCGAGGAATTTGAGCACAACGTGACGCAGCAGGTCTACGTGAGCGACCGGGCGTGGCAGCAGGTGAAGATGGCCAAGGAGGAGACCCTGCGCATCATCAACATCGCGGCGGAAGGCTTGGGCGATACGGCCAACGGAACAGCGCTCAGCCAGCGGGTGTTCGAAACGGCAGGCAAGCTCTCCCACCTGCCCACGCAACAGGCGATCGCGGCGCTGA
Coding sequences:
- the ubiE gene encoding bifunctional demethylmenaquinone methyltransferase/2-methoxy-6-polyprenyl-1,4-benzoquinol methylase UbiE, with product MTVKPYAAEGSKREQVELMFDRISPKYDLLNRLCSLGTDQGWRRKVIRGVGKEPVDRLLDVATGTADLAIMGSTVAKHVTGADISAGMLAHGRTKVEKAGLSDRIELIQADAAELPFPDASFDAITVAFGVRNFEDLARGIAGMVRVLRPGGRLFVLEFSRPQRTPFKQLFRFYFHRVMPLIGRLVSKDNAAYTYLPESVDAFPQGKAFEEVLNTCGLKEINSRLLTFGVATLYMARK
- a CDS encoding pyridoxal phosphate-dependent aminotransferase, coding for MQLSPVVRSMTESATLLMARRARELRAQGKDIIDLSLGEPDQDPPAFAIEAAKQAITENKWNKYPPVMGYMDVRAAIAHKFKRDNGLDYAPEQVMVSTGAKQSIMNVILALAGPGDEVVIPAPFWVSYEAQVRFAGATPVLVPSTLEENYKPPIARIAAAITPRTRLLIFSSPCNPSGSVLSMAELEELAAVVLKWPELFVLSDEIYEHIDFSGTHRSIGTVPGMLERTITVNGLSKAFALTGWRIGYIGAPLAIVEAANKVQGQFTSAANGIAQRVAKACVEADPAVIGGLRSVFKRRRDLVLKGLEKVPGWKCTTPDGAFYVLPDVSSNFKGKITNSTELSMYLLDHGVSLVEGDSFGAPGTVRISYATSDQMLTEALDRIAKAVAALG
- a CDS encoding D-glycero-beta-D-manno-heptose-7-phosphate kinase, with product MTPKEITNGFKSITALVVGDVMLDAYLWGRVDRISPEAPVPVVQVGRRSARLGGAANVALNIRALGAKAIVASVIGEDAHAEDLARIFAEEGLSSDGILRSSDRRTTVKTRIISGDQHVVRVDEETLSDLSAEEERRFLHHVFELMRKEKPGVLILEDYDKGVLSPGVIAGLITEAHRIGIPVAVDPKRRHFFDYREVDLFKPNLKELRDGLKVDIPAGDKAAVGAAVRMLEARLANKASLITLSEHGVFAHGPGEEILLPAHKRNIIDVSGAGDTVIAVAGLCLAMGMPLAEIAAWANLAGGLVCEHVGVVPVDLARLTAEAERIGPGTPARKP
- a CDS encoding PorT family protein, with amino-acid sequence MRFLKLSYLLAPLLLLCIAAPASAQRTGVKVQNLPNFDLHRFHFGFLLSYNTSDFFMTLKPTAPFADSVLVIDHVKQPGFNLGIVASLNMTNNLSLRFLPTLSFQDRILKYSFRKADGTTSSFQKPIESTYLEFPLLLKFRSDRINNFAVYVIGGGKFGIDMASKKDVNNDIDEDIVVKLKKYDYSAEAGAGIDMFLPYFKFGIELKTGIGIPNLVVDDDTRFSRPIQSLRTKTYVLTFTFEG